A window of the Pseudomonas gozinkensis genome harbors these coding sequences:
- a CDS encoding glutathione S-transferase: MNTLYSFRRCPYAMRARMALRYSGVPVDIVEVSLKAKPAEMLEISPKGTVPVLDAGGQVIDESLEIMRWALAQNDPDNWLLGGDSRIAELIEANDQVFKVHLNRYKYAERYPEQPMEVYRAEGALFLQKLDELLGGRDYLLTGHPSLADIALLPFVRQFAHVDRDWFAQTPYVRLQAWLQRFLESELFTGIMKK, encoded by the coding sequence ATGAACACGCTGTATTCCTTCCGCCGCTGCCCGTACGCGATGCGGGCGCGGATGGCCCTGCGTTATTCGGGTGTGCCGGTGGACATCGTCGAAGTCAGCCTCAAGGCCAAACCGGCGGAGATGCTGGAGATCTCGCCCAAGGGCACGGTGCCGGTGCTGGATGCGGGCGGTCAGGTGATCGATGAAAGCCTGGAGATCATGCGCTGGGCGCTGGCGCAGAACGATCCGGATAACTGGTTGCTGGGTGGCGATTCAAGGATCGCCGAATTGATCGAAGCCAACGATCAAGTGTTCAAGGTTCACTTGAATCGCTACAAGTACGCCGAGCGTTATCCGGAACAACCGATGGAGGTTTATCGCGCCGAAGGTGCTCTGTTCTTGCAGAAACTGGATGAGTTGCTCGGGGGGCGTGATTACTTGCTGACCGGGCATCCGAGCCTGGCTGATATCGCGTTATTGCCCTTCGTTCGCCAGTTCGCCCATGTTGATCGCGACTGGTTTGCGCAGACGCCTTACGTGCGGTTGCAGGCCTGGTTGCAGCGGTTTCTGGAATCGGAACTGTTCACCGGCATCATGAAAAAGTAG
- a CDS encoding lactonase family protein, whose product MNMRKFWPLLMAGSVGAMGLSSASAESFQFLVGSYTAGTSEGIYRMNFDSATGQIDAKPMQVIKSENPSWLTLSKDQHRVFAVNENGPGQKDPVGRVSSYSIDPKTHALILINQVQSLGNEPTHSSLSGDASHLFVSNYSVVEDPGGTLAVLPVGSDGKLKPVVQMSAHPASRVNPERQASNHVHSTVSSPDGRYVFSNDLGADKVFIYQFDPKANPDLPLTPAKTASVQLPAGSGPRHLLFSADGKHAWLTMEMSAQVAVFDYKDGVLTQTQMVDLAAGQPTSDKAAAALHASADGKFLYVSNRGTANQLLVFAIDPASGQLKELQRRSVDGDHPREFSLDPSGKFLLIANQKSNQIVVVERDGKTGLLGKTVQKLPMDAPSDLKFLVRQ is encoded by the coding sequence ATGAACATGCGTAAATTCTGGCCATTGCTGATGGCCGGCAGCGTCGGCGCGATGGGGCTTTCCAGCGCCTCGGCCGAGAGCTTCCAGTTTTTGGTGGGCTCCTACACCGCCGGCACCAGCGAAGGCATTTACCGGATGAACTTCGACAGCGCCACCGGCCAGATCGACGCCAAGCCGATGCAAGTGATCAAGAGTGAAAACCCGTCATGGCTGACCCTGTCGAAGGATCAGCACCGGGTGTTCGCGGTCAACGAAAACGGTCCTGGCCAGAAAGATCCGGTTGGCCGCGTCAGCAGTTATTCGATCGATCCGAAGACCCACGCGCTCATCCTGATCAATCAGGTCCAGAGCCTGGGCAACGAGCCGACCCACTCGAGCCTCAGCGGCGACGCCAGCCATCTGTTCGTCAGCAACTACTCGGTGGTCGAAGATCCGGGCGGCACCCTCGCGGTGTTGCCGGTGGGCAGCGACGGCAAACTCAAACCAGTGGTGCAGATGAGTGCGCACCCGGCGAGCCGGGTCAATCCCGAGCGCCAGGCTTCGAACCACGTACACTCGACGGTGTCCTCGCCGGATGGCCGATACGTGTTCTCCAACGACCTCGGTGCGGACAAGGTCTTCATCTACCAATTCGACCCGAAAGCCAACCCGGACCTGCCGCTGACCCCGGCGAAAACCGCGTCGGTGCAACTGCCAGCCGGCAGCGGCCCGCGTCATCTGCTGTTCAGCGCGGACGGTAAACATGCCTGGCTGACCATGGAAATGAGTGCTCAGGTCGCGGTATTCGACTACAAGGACGGCGTACTGACCCAGACGCAAATGGTCGATCTGGCTGCCGGCCAGCCGACTTCGGACAAAGCCGCCGCCGCGCTGCACGCGTCCGCCGATGGCAAATTCCTCTACGTCAGCAACCGTGGCACCGCCAATCAGTTGCTGGTGTTCGCCATCGACCCGGCCAGCGGCCAGCTCAAGGAACTGCAACGACGTTCGGTGGATGGCGATCACCCGCGTGAGTTCAGCCTCGATCCAAGCGGCAAATTCCTGCTGATCGCCAACCAGAAAAGCAACCAGATTGTCGTGGTCGAGCGTGACGGCAAGACCGGTCTGCTGGGCAAAACCGTGCAAAAACTGCCGATGGACGCCCCGAGCGACCTCAAGTTTCTCGTGCGTCAATAA
- a CDS encoding DUF5629 family protein encodes MTAVTDTLLNALEHCGMVEIDGLHAFEFALDEDDNLHIECIDGRAAKHWEFTPAQVAAATFDEDLQSWLIVGFASDTKTVGEHRLVCLGDVLSSADDEDETE; translated from the coding sequence ATGACTGCCGTAACCGACACCCTTCTCAACGCCCTCGAACACTGCGGTATGGTCGAAATCGACGGCCTGCACGCTTTCGAATTCGCCCTCGACGAAGACGACAACCTGCACATCGAATGCATCGATGGCCGGGCAGCCAAGCATTGGGAGTTCACCCCGGCGCAGGTGGCTGCGGCGACGTTTGATGAAGATCTGCAGAGCTGGCTGATCGTCGGTTTTGCCAGCGACACCAAAACCGTCGGCGAACACCGTCTGGTCTGCCTCGGCGATGTACTCAGCAGCGCCGACGACGAGGATGAAACCGAATGA
- a CDS encoding AAA family ATPase, translating to MKILAIRLKNLASLAGPFEIDFTAEPLASAGLFAITGPTGAGKSTLLDALCLALFGAVPRLNNTGRDAKVPDADGEIATGDPRTLLRRGTGEGFAEVDFIGVDGRRYRARWEANRAREKAGGKLQASRQSLRDIDQDQLLASQKGEYKTQLEAALGLNFEQFTRAVLLAQSEFSAFLKADDNDRSELLEKLTDTALYTRLGRRAFDKTKEAREAHKQLQDQATGVTPLAPEARAELDERFNAAQQQLKLQQTQLKQIEQQHDWLKELLRLQDSQQAAAEQLSSAEHERESLAGERLKLTRLEQLAPQRHQFARKTELDALLTPLAEQINAHTRQQGELAERQTRLEQDLAAAQTALTQAQTQQSESAPLLRLAFEEQSTLARLAKDVASGAEAKQAAEQACAQGQSTIQTLLDQQKQVAERLQRIATDLEQSAHLAPLSEAWNAYRDRLQQLMLIGNRLNKGQSELASLEENATRATEALATQKQQLEVLFKEAGAEPDAVAEQIGILGNLLQDNRKQLRAVEDLSRLWASQQELDNRSAELQQRQLDAQQERERLTQDGVKTKSELAVAEQTLNVTRELLERQRLARSASVEELRAQLQDDQPCPVCGSNEHPYHQPEALLQSLGRHDENEQASAQQAVDQLKEKITELRASVGGVIAQQKELLQQQEQLAAQQQALTPSIEAHPLAASLLNQDSDKRAAWLTRQNEQLNQSITQDEQRQTALLTLQQDAARLTQQLRHAETAHQQASQHLSNQQRELSADRQRLDEELAAFATLLPSDTLDALRAEPAATFMQLDRQIAERLAQVDQQKEELAEQQQRQQTLEKEQDRQQSRAQQLQNAEQQLNALTEQQLASQQKLAQLLGDHNCAEHWQQQLEQAVEQARNAESTTTQALQDARTQLVQIAAELKAQQERLQALETEDRDLAGKIADWRARHPELDDGGLEDLLRADDAQVDELRQRLQHNEKAVEQARVLLQERDQRLLDHQAQHNGNLDAEQLASALADLQHQCTASEQQCAELRAEQAEDQRRQNANQALAQQIADAYAEYQRWARLNALIGSATGDTFRKIAQAYNLDLLVHHANVQLRQLVKRYRLKRGGSMLGLLVMDTEMGDELRSVHSLSGGETFLVSLALALGLASMASSTLKIESLFIDEGFGSLDPESLQLAMDALDGLQAQGRKVAVISHVQEMHERIPVQIQVQRQGNGLSTLEVK from the coding sequence ATGAAGATTCTCGCCATTCGCTTGAAGAACCTCGCGTCGCTGGCCGGCCCGTTCGAGATCGACTTCACCGCCGAACCGCTGGCCAGCGCCGGACTGTTTGCGATCACCGGCCCGACCGGCGCCGGCAAAAGTACTTTGCTCGATGCGCTGTGCCTGGCGCTGTTCGGCGCCGTGCCGCGCCTGAACAACACCGGGCGTGACGCCAAGGTGCCGGACGCCGACGGCGAAATCGCCACCGGCGACCCGCGCACCCTGCTGCGTCGTGGCACCGGTGAAGGTTTTGCCGAAGTGGATTTTATCGGCGTCGACGGTCGCCGCTATCGCGCGCGCTGGGAAGCCAATCGCGCCCGGGAAAAGGCCGGCGGCAAGTTGCAGGCCAGCCGTCAGAGCCTGCGCGACATCGATCAGGATCAACTGCTCGCCAGCCAGAAAGGCGAGTACAAGACTCAGCTCGAAGCCGCGCTGGGCCTGAACTTCGAACAGTTCACCCGCGCCGTGCTGCTGGCCCAGAGCGAGTTCAGCGCCTTCCTCAAGGCCGACGACAACGACCGCAGCGAACTGCTGGAAAAACTCACCGATACCGCGCTCTACACCCGCCTCGGCCGGCGCGCGTTCGACAAGACCAAAGAGGCCCGCGAAGCCCACAAGCAGTTGCAGGATCAGGCCACCGGCGTGACCCCGCTGGCGCCCGAGGCTCGCGCGGAACTCGACGAGCGCTTCAATGCCGCCCAGCAACAACTCAAATTGCAGCAGACGCAGCTCAAGCAGATCGAGCAACAGCACGATTGGCTCAAGGAGCTGCTGCGGCTGCAAGACTCGCAACAAGCCGCCGCCGAACAACTGAGCAGCGCCGAGCACGAACGGGAGTCGCTGGCCGGTGAGCGTTTGAAGCTCACCCGACTGGAACAACTTGCCCCGCAACGGCACCAGTTCGCCCGCAAAACCGAACTCGATGCACTGCTGACGCCGCTGGCGGAACAGATCAATGCGCACACCCGGCAACAAGGCGAACTGGCTGAGCGCCAGACTCGGCTGGAACAGGATCTCGCCGCAGCGCAGACCGCCCTGACCCAGGCACAAACGCAGCAAAGCGAAAGCGCACCGCTGTTGCGTCTGGCGTTCGAGGAGCAAAGCACCCTTGCCCGCCTCGCCAAGGATGTCGCGTCCGGCGCCGAAGCGAAGCAAGCCGCCGAGCAGGCCTGCGCCCAAGGCCAGAGCACGATCCAGACCCTGCTCGATCAGCAAAAACAGGTCGCTGAACGCTTGCAACGCATTGCCACCGATCTTGAGCAAAGCGCCCATCTGGCACCGTTGAGCGAAGCGTGGAATGCCTACCGCGACCGCTTGCAGCAACTGATGCTGATCGGCAATCGGTTGAACAAGGGTCAAAGCGAACTCGCTTCCCTCGAAGAAAACGCCACCCGCGCCACCGAAGCGCTCGCCACGCAGAAGCAGCAACTGGAAGTGCTCTTCAAGGAAGCCGGCGCCGAGCCTGACGCGGTCGCCGAGCAGATCGGCATCCTCGGCAACCTGTTGCAGGACAACCGCAAACAACTGCGCGCCGTCGAAGACCTGTCGCGCCTGTGGGCCAGTCAGCAGGAGCTGGACAATCGCAGTGCCGAGCTGCAACAGCGTCAACTCGATGCACAACAGGAACGCGAGCGCCTGACCCAGGACGGGGTGAAAACCAAGTCCGAACTGGCCGTCGCCGAACAGACCCTCAACGTCACCCGTGAACTGCTCGAGCGTCAGCGTCTGGCCCGCAGTGCCAGTGTCGAAGAACTGCGCGCGCAATTGCAGGACGACCAGCCGTGCCCGGTCTGCGGCAGCAACGAGCACCCGTATCACCAGCCGGAAGCCCTGTTGCAAAGCCTCGGTCGTCACGATGAAAACGAGCAGGCCAGCGCGCAGCAAGCGGTCGATCAACTGAAGGAAAAAATCACGGAGCTGCGTGCCAGTGTTGGTGGCGTGATTGCCCAACAGAAAGAGCTGTTGCAACAGCAGGAACAACTGGCGGCCCAACAGCAAGCGCTGACGCCAAGCATCGAGGCGCATCCGCTGGCGGCATCGTTGCTGAATCAGGACAGTGACAAGCGCGCTGCGTGGCTCACCCGCCAGAATGAACAACTGAATCAGAGCATCACCCAGGACGAACAGCGCCAGACCGCCCTGCTCACGCTGCAACAGGATGCGGCGCGGCTGACCCAGCAATTGCGTCACGCCGAAACCGCGCACCAGCAAGCGTCGCAGCACCTGAGCAATCAGCAACGCGAACTGAGTGCTGACCGCCAGCGCCTGGACGAAGAACTGGCGGCCTTCGCCACACTGCTGCCGAGCGACACCCTCGACGCCTTGCGCGCCGAACCGGCCGCGACCTTCATGCAGCTTGACCGGCAGATTGCCGAACGTCTGGCGCAAGTCGATCAGCAGAAGGAAGAACTGGCCGAGCAACAACAACGCCAGCAGACGCTCGAGAAAGAACAGGACCGCCAACAGAGCCGTGCGCAGCAGCTGCAAAACGCTGAGCAGCAACTCAACGCGCTGACCGAGCAACAACTCGCCAGCCAGCAGAAGCTTGCGCAATTGCTCGGCGATCACAACTGCGCCGAACACTGGCAGCAGCAACTGGAACAAGCCGTGGAACAGGCACGCAACGCCGAATCCACGACGACTCAAGCACTTCAGGACGCGCGTACGCAGCTCGTGCAAATCGCCGCCGAACTGAAAGCGCAGCAGGAGCGTCTGCAAGCGCTCGAAACCGAAGACCGCGATCTGGCCGGCAAGATTGCCGACTGGCGCGCTCGCCATCCGGAGCTGGATGACGGCGGCCTCGAAGATCTGCTGCGGGCCGATGACGCGCAGGTCGATGAGTTGCGCCAGCGCTTGCAGCACAACGAAAAAGCCGTTGAACAGGCCAGGGTGTTGTTGCAGGAACGCGATCAGCGCCTGCTCGATCATCAGGCCCAACACAACGGCAACCTGGATGCCGAACAACTCGCCAGCGCCCTCGCCGACCTGCAACACCAGTGCACGGCCAGCGAACAGCAATGCGCCGAACTGCGCGCCGAGCAAGCCGAAGACCAGCGCCGCCAGAACGCCAATCAGGCGCTGGCGCAGCAAATCGCCGACGCCTATGCCGAGTATCAGCGCTGGGCGCGGCTCAATGCGCTGATCGGTTCGGCCACCGGCGACACCTTCCGCAAGATCGCCCAGGCTTACAACCTCGACCTGCTGGTGCATCACGCCAACGTACAACTGCGGCAACTGGTCAAGCGCTATCGCCTCAAGCGCGGCGGCAGCATGCTCGGCCTGCTGGTGATGGACACTGAAATGGGCGACGAACTGCGCTCGGTGCATTCGCTGTCCGGCGGCGAAACCTTCCTGGTGTCGCTGGCCCTCGCCCTGGGCCTGGCCTCGATGGCGTCGAGCACGTTGAAGATCGAATCGCTGTTCATCGACGAAGGTTTCGGCAGCCTCGATCCGGAATCCCTGCAACTGGCCATGGACGCCCTCGACGGCTTGCAGGCGCAGGGCCGCAAGGTCGCGGTGATTTCCCACGTGCAGGAAATGCACGAGCGGATTCCGGTGCAGATTCAGGTACAGCGCCAGGGCAACGGTTTGAGCACACTGGAGGTGAAATGA
- a CDS encoding aldehyde dehydrogenase (NADP(+)), translating to MTQILGHNYIGGRRSAAGNVKLQSVDATTGEALPHDFIQATETEVDAAAKAAAAAYPAYRSLSAERRAQFLEAIADELDALGDDFVAVVCRETALPAGRIQGERGRTSGQMRLFAKVLRRGDFYGARIDLPLPDRQPLPRPDLRQYRIGLGPVAVFGASNFPLAFSTAGGDTASALAAGCPVVFKAHSGHMATAELVANALIRAAEKTAMPAGVFNMIYGGGVGEWLVKHPAIQAVGFTGSLRGGRALCDMAAARPQPIPVFAEMSSINPVIVLPQALAVRSETVARDLTASVVQGCGQFCTNPGLVIGIRSPQFTAFIEQVAALIGDQPAQTMLNTGTLGSYGKGLEKLLAHAGIEHLAGNSQQGNQAQPQLFKADVSLLIDGDEVLQEEVFGPTTVIVEVADKAQLSAALQGLHGQLTATIIGEQADFERFPELTPLLEQKVGRILLNGYPTGVEVCDSMVHGGPYPATSDARGTSVGTLAIDRFLRPVCFQNYPDSLLPEPLKNANPLRIQRLVDGKPSRDAL from the coding sequence ATGACTCAGATTCTCGGTCACAACTACATCGGCGGTCGTCGCAGCGCGGCGGGCAACGTCAAGCTGCAAAGCGTCGACGCCACCACGGGCGAAGCACTGCCCCACGATTTCATTCAGGCCACGGAAACGGAGGTGGACGCCGCCGCCAAGGCTGCGGCTGCGGCGTATCCGGCGTATCGCAGCCTCAGCGCCGAACGCCGCGCACAGTTTCTTGAGGCGATTGCCGATGAACTGGATGCGCTGGGCGATGATTTCGTCGCCGTGGTCTGCCGCGAAACTGCACTGCCGGCCGGGCGGATTCAGGGTGAAAGAGGGCGCACCAGCGGCCAGATGCGCTTGTTCGCCAAAGTCCTGCGGCGCGGCGATTTCTACGGTGCGCGTATCGACCTGCCGTTGCCGGATCGCCAGCCGCTGCCACGTCCGGATCTGCGCCAGTACCGCATCGGCCTCGGCCCGGTGGCGGTGTTCGGTGCGAGCAACTTTCCGCTGGCATTCTCCACCGCCGGCGGCGATACGGCGTCGGCACTGGCCGCCGGTTGCCCGGTAGTGTTCAAGGCACACAGCGGTCACATGGCCACCGCTGAGCTTGTCGCCAATGCGCTGATCCGTGCAGCAGAAAAAACCGCGATGCCGGCCGGCGTGTTCAACATGATCTACGGCGGTGGTGTCGGCGAATGGCTGGTCAAACATCCGGCCATTCAGGCGGTGGGTTTCACCGGTTCGCTGCGGGGCGGACGGGCGCTGTGTGACATGGCCGCCGCGCGCCCTCAACCGATTCCGGTGTTCGCCGAGATGTCGAGCATCAACCCGGTGATCGTGCTGCCCCAGGCCCTGGCCGTGCGTTCGGAAACCGTCGCCCGCGATCTGACCGCGTCGGTGGTGCAGGGCTGCGGTCAGTTCTGTACCAATCCGGGATTGGTGATCGGTATTCGCTCGCCGCAGTTCACGGCGTTCATCGAGCAAGTCGCGGCGCTGATCGGCGATCAACCGGCGCAAACCATGCTCAATACCGGCACGCTGGGCAGCTACGGCAAAGGTCTGGAAAAACTCTTGGCCCACGCCGGTATCGAGCATCTGGCGGGTAATTCGCAGCAAGGCAATCAGGCGCAGCCGCAGTTGTTCAAGGCCGATGTCAGCCTGTTGATCGATGGCGATGAAGTGCTGCAGGAAGAAGTGTTCGGCCCGACCACGGTGATCGTCGAAGTGGCCGACAAGGCGCAGTTGAGCGCGGCGTTGCAGGGGCTGCATGGACAACTGACGGCAACGATTATCGGCGAGCAAGCCGATTTCGAACGGTTCCCGGAGCTGACACCGCTGCTGGAGCAGAAGGTCGGGCGGATCCTGCTCAATGGTTATCCGACCGGTGTTGAAGTGTGCGATTCGATGGTTCACGGCGGGCCGTATCCGGCGACGTCCGATGCTCGCGGCACCTCGGTGGGTACGCTGGCAATCGATCGTTTCCTGCGTCCGGTGTGCTTCCAGAACTACCCCGACAGCCTGCTGCCGGAACCGCTGAAAAACGCCAATCCGCTGCGCATCCAGCGGTTGGTCGATGGCAAGCCATCGCGCGACGCCCTCTAA
- the araD1 gene encoding AraD1 family protein produces the protein MHLVQFELSNGERRVGVVEDGLVREVQDARTVRDLALAAIEAGSTLAQQVQTLGLGISHDYAELLAKLRILPPLDHPDPAHMLVSGTGLTHLGSASARDKMHQQAGDEAAMTDTMRIFKWGVEGGKPAAGQAGVQPEWFYKGDGSIVVRPGQPFPLPPFAEDAGEEPEMAGLYIIGHDGKPYRLGFAVGNEFSDHVMERKNYLYLAHSKLRSCSYGPELRTGELPQHLAGTSRILRNGEVLWQNEFLSGEANMCHSLANLEYHHFKYSQFLRPGDVHIHFFGTATLSFADGIRTQPGDVFEISQAEFGAPLVNGIAPVAAAFEPDSIGTL, from the coding sequence GCATCTGGTTCAATTCGAATTGAGTAACGGCGAGCGCCGCGTCGGGGTGGTCGAGGACGGTCTGGTGCGTGAAGTGCAGGATGCGCGCACGGTCCGCGATCTCGCCCTGGCCGCGATCGAGGCCGGCAGCACCCTGGCGCAGCAAGTGCAAACCCTGGGCCTGGGCATCAGCCACGATTACGCCGAATTGCTGGCCAAACTGCGCATCCTGCCGCCGCTGGATCACCCGGACCCGGCGCACATGCTGGTCAGCGGCACCGGCCTTACGCACCTCGGCAGCGCGTCGGCCCGGGACAAGATGCACCAACAGGCCGGCGACGAAGCGGCGATGACCGACACCATGCGCATCTTCAAATGGGGCGTGGAGGGTGGTAAACCGGCGGCGGGGCAGGCCGGCGTGCAGCCGGAGTGGTTCTACAAGGGCGACGGCAGCATCGTCGTGCGACCTGGCCAGCCGTTCCCGCTGCCGCCGTTTGCCGAAGACGCCGGTGAAGAGCCAGAGATGGCCGGCCTCTACATCATCGGCCATGACGGCAAGCCGTATCGCCTCGGTTTTGCGGTGGGCAACGAGTTCTCCGATCACGTCATGGAGCGCAAGAATTACCTGTACCTGGCCCACTCGAAACTGCGCAGTTGCAGCTACGGCCCGGAACTTCGCACGGGTGAATTGCCTCAACACCTGGCGGGCACCAGTCGCATCCTGCGCAACGGGGAAGTGCTGTGGCAGAACGAGTTCCTCAGCGGCGAGGCCAACATGTGCCACAGCCTGGCGAACCTCGAATACCACCACTTCAAATACAGCCAGTTCCTGCGTCCTGGCGACGTGCACATTCACTTCTTCGGCACCGCGACCCTGTCGTTCGCCGATGGCATTCGCACTCAGCCGGGCGATGTGTTCGAAATCAGCCAGGCCGAATTCGGCGCACCGCTGGTCAACGGCATCGCCCCGGTCGCAGCGGCATTCGAACCGGACAGCATTGGCACCCTTTAA